In Bos indicus isolate NIAB-ARS_2022 breed Sahiwal x Tharparkar chromosome 10, NIAB-ARS_B.indTharparkar_mat_pri_1.0, whole genome shotgun sequence, the DNA window GTTCCAATATCATattctgcttttcagtttttttttttccccttcttgtcTTTCTACAACTTTTGGCTCTTGCATGGatattcctcttcctttttccccCCCCTCTTATCTTTTTCCTCATTCCTTATGAGATCTCTGGTCTTCTCTCTGCCCTAAATAGATTTTTCAAATCcttccactttctctttctttgcagcTCTGTTCTTTTGGGGCGGTGTTCTCAGCCTTTCATGGGGGTTGTCCCTTTGCTCAGTCACGTAGCGAGCCTGGGGCTTTCTTTACCTGGTGAGGGAGGGCATGGGAGGAAGACAGTGTTCGGTTATCCACTTGGAAAATGTGAGTTTAGGCTCCATTGATATGTAGAGGGtacatgatttttaaacttttatttcagtCTCTAGGCTTGGTTCTTGTTCACGCTCACAGTCGCTGGATAGCTGATCCTTCTCCTCAAAACAGCACAGCAGACAATTCTAAGGTCTCTTTAGGACTGGATGAAAATGTGTCCAAGAGAATTGAACCGAGTGTTTCCCTctggcaattttatctctctAAGTAAGTTCCCTGAGCCCTACTTTGAATCATGGCACTCTGTGCTTCTGAGTTTAGGTTATgccttttttatttctgagtaataacattttcatttgctttcttctATTTAGAATGATCAGCATGGATATTGAACAAGTTATTACCCTAAGTTTAGCTCTCCTTCTGGCTGTCAAGTACATCTTCTTTGAACAAGCAGAGACAGAATCTACACTCTCGTTAAAAAATCCTATCACATCTCCTGTAGTGAcccaaaagaaaatcacagacgATTGTTGTAGACGTGACCCTGTACTGGTCAGAAATGACCAGAAATTCCATGCAATGGAGGAGGAGAccaggaaaaacagagaaagaaaaggtgatTTCTTATTCTCTTCATTTTCCGTTCTTCCAATGTTGATTTGTCAAGAAGTTGAGtcttttttaaagcacaaattCAGTGTCTGAGATTTCTTTTGATCTCTTGAACAGTTGAGGTTATAAAACCCTTACTGGCAGAAAATGACACCTCACACAGAGCCACATTCGTGGTGGGGAACTCCTCCTTACTCGGTACTTCGCTGGAACTagagacacaggagcctgaaATGGAACTCCCTGTGGAGCCTCGGCCTAATGAAGAGTGTCTGCAGATTCTTGAGAATGCAGAGGTGAGAAAGCAGACTCAAGTTGGTATCTTTCTTAAGAAAAGGAGTTTTTTATTAAAGGTAGGAAGGAAGTTACAGCTTCTGAGTACCTGTAAGTTCTCAGCACAGTGTTTCATGGTTTACAGGTCCTGGTCTTATTATTTATTCCCTGCAACCTTGTAAGATAGgtataattttctccatttttcagatgagaaaatgttGGCTCTAGGAGGGTTAATTAAGTATGTCccaaagtaaaacagaaaacgCTAAAGCTGGGCTCAGGAGTCCAGGCCTTACCAACTGAAGACTCGGTGCGCTTTCTACTGCCGTTTGATAGAGAGAGGAGCAGCTACTGTATTGTATGTGTGTTAAGGCCTAGGAGCACTTCTACACAGAAAtgaatttcagagaaagaagagaggtttGAGGggctttttgagtttttaaagtaAGCTTGATGCTCCTGAGGaggcttgttttctttctgatgttTGAACAGGATGTCCTGCTGACAATCCCTGTTTGACTTAGGGGTTTAGCATGACTGTTATGTTCCATTCCTGTCTGCTTACGCTGATTCATTCCAAATGTATGTGCATATGAGTGAGAGTAGGTTTTATCACTTTCCCTCATTCTTATTAATACGTGTACCAGTGTCTCAACTGCCATGCTACATACAAAACTTACAGGGTGGGTGTCAGAATCTTAATTATGAAATTTTTTCCCCCTATGTATGTCACTTGCAAAATTTAGTGTTTTGGCTTAACATTTTGTTTAGCTTTgcatttttataaagaatttttattttgatgttctcATTTCTACTCAAATCATCTCCTTCTTTAGAACTTCAAATTCCTTTGGGTTCTCAAAGTACTTGTATTTTAGTTCTGCAGAGAGCACTGTTTGTATAACATGGTCTATTTATTAATAGTATGAAGTATGATTCTTCaagtctatttttatttccctctatCAACccccttccattttttttttttccatttctttagaaAGGTGCAAAATTCCTTAGTGATGCTGAGATCATCCAGTTGGTCAATGCAAAGCATATCCCAGCTTACAAATTGGAAACTCTGATGGAAACCCATGAGCGAGGTGTATCTATTCGCCGACAGCTACTTTCCAAAAAACTTCCAGAGCCTTCTTCTCTCCAGTATCTACCTTACAGGGACTATAATTACTCCTTGGTACGTTATTTTCTGTATTCAAGCAGGTTTTCTTTATAGCTTTAGTCTTTCAGTCTTCTTCTTGATTCGTCTTTTAAACTTTCAtacttttataaaacattttccttttgaatTCATTTTACTGTAATTTTGTATTCTACTTATGGTATAGGtcatcaaaattcaaaaatacTTTCCCTGTTATTTACAGTCATTACTCAAGAGTTTAGTGTTTTCAAGactttttaaagagtaaataaaaaaacTGGTTGAAAATAATACACTAAAGGATTAAGTTTGAAGGAATGACAGGGGCTGGGTATTTGGTATATAGATTTTTACTTGGTGCCTGACTTTACCTTTTAGGTGATGGGAGCTTGCTGTGAGAACGTTATTGGATATATGCCCATCCCTGTTGGAGTGGCAGGACCTCTGTGCTTGGATGGAAAAGAATTTCAGGTTCCAATGGCAACAACAGAAGGCTGTCTTGTGGCCAGCACTAATAGAGGCTGCAGAGCAATAGGCGTAAGTGGGCATTTATGTGTCTGCCTGTCAAGATACTCTAGGCGGTGAGATGAGATTTGGGAACAGTCAAGGAGACCTTTTGGGACAAGCAGAATTTTTTTCAGGATTAATGTCTGCTCTTGTCACACCCTCTGGATAGCTTGGTGGAGGTGCCAGCAGCCGAGTCCTTGCAGACGGGATGACTCGTGGCCCAGTGGTGCGTTTTCCCCGTGCTTGTGACTCTGCAGAAGTGAAGGCCTGGCTTGAGACGCCTGAAGGGTTCACAGTGATAAAGGAAGCCTTCGACAGCACCagcaggtgtgtgtgggggtgggcgtgggggcTTATATGTGCATTCACATTTATTTCAGAACCAGCGCCATACCTAGGATGACGAAATATAACTAAACATATTGCCTTCTTAAGATGATGTAACAAAACATCAATTTTAAATCCATGCTTTCAGAATAGTGATGTTAATTCTTGGTTGGGAtggagtgggtggggtgggatggggtgggcagaGCAGAATATTGATTTCAGTGAATAGCTACATAGAGGTAgttcaaaactaatacaattatgtaaagtttaaaaataaaataaaattaaaaaaagaaaaaatagtgcgAGCTAGTAAGTTTGTATGTTGGATTTAGAAGGCTCATTTTGATTAGGCTATTACTTTGCCCTAGAACAGTTTTGATCTAAAATTGCCCTAGGGCAGGATTGCCtgagaaaaagattttccaaGCAGGATAGAGGTAAATAAATTAGTATAGTAGATGTACTTTGACTACAGAAAATTAAATTGATAAGGATAGTCAATACAAATGATAACGCCAGTATAGTTCAAGTTTTTATGCTTGTTTTTATATGACCTTTTAAAGTTTGTCATCAAATGACTTTCTGTATCCCTTCCTTCTTGCAACATGTAAGAATGAGATACAGCTGAAGCAGTATTCTAATagaatatttaattaaagaaaaaatacttttaatatgtAGTCTCCATGAGTTTTCTCTTAAGTATAAAATGAACCAAATAAGCTAGACTTTAGGATAATgtccattttcttaaaaaaaaaagtctttgcttCTTTTGTTTAAAGGTTTGCACGTCTACAGAAACTGCATATGAGTGTGGCCGGACGCAACCTTTACATCCGTTTTCAGTCCAGGTCAGGTGATGCCATGGGGATGAACATGATTTCAAAGGTGAGCATGGATGGACTGTAACAGAATTTGCTGGAGTGATTATCCCTGAAGAGGAGAGCAGACTCACTCTGTATGCCCTcctatatttttgaattttacacCGTGTACATACTACTCAAGGAGTTAATTGATTGAAAGATTTTTATTGGAAGGTCAATATTGATACATGTAGGTCATGTTATATAAATCAGGCATTTGTTGGTTGGTATTGTTCATATTTGGGATATTTAATCTAGAGTTAGCATTTGGCATGCTCCGGGTCTACACTGAAGGGCTGGGAGGAATCTGGGGATTAGTGCTTCAGAACTTTGTCCTGTAATCCTGAAAGCTGACTTCTTCTAGAGACTTCAAAACACACAGTTAAGAAGCCAGGTTCATGTCTGTGTAGTTCCTTTAATTATCTCTTTATAAGAAGACTGTGTATAGTTCATCTTTTTTCTactaatatttgttatttatcagatagaaatgtaaaattttaaagtcaactAGTCAGGCTAATTATGCTTTCCCAGTTATAAGGACTATTCAGAAAGAGAGTATAGTGACTAAAtacatatgctttaaaaatttccagtaaATAGCAGTTCctgaagaaaaaattacaaataggattactttgacccagcaattccacttttgggtAGACACCCAAAAGAACCGAAAACAGTCTCAAAAAGATGTTGGTAGAGCCACGTTCATAGCAGCGTTCACAGTCGCTAAAAGAAGCCCACGTGTCCACCCACAGATAAAGTGTGGGATGTACATACAGTGGAATGGTGTTCAGTcctaaaaagaaagcagaaagaaagaaagaaaagaaagtgaagtcgctcagtcgtgtccgactctttggaaccccacggactatagcctgcccggctcctccatccatggcattctccaggcgagagtactggagtggggtgccattgccttctccaggggatcttcccgacccaggggtcagacccgggtctcctgcattgcaggcagacgctttaccatctgagccaccagggaagcccccaaaagaaaGCATGCCACATGCTAAATGTGCATGAGCCTTGAGGTTCATGTACTAAGTGAAAGAGTCTGGTCACATAAAAAGAAGTACTACATGATTCCCCCTGAAGAGTTAGCTCGGTTAGTTAAATCCATAGGAGCAGAAAgaagggtggttgccagggggtgTGGGGAATGAGGAGGTGTTTAACGGGCATGATTTGTGGAGATTGCTGACACAGCAATGCGAAAGTTCTTAACAATACTGAACTATGCACTAGAAAATAGTCAAGACGGTAAGTTCTGTAAAGTGTATTTTACCACAggtaaaaaaacattttttttaattccaaatttttttaaattgggtttttgAAGTGTGAGTTAATTGATCTAACTTGATTAGAAGTCCTTGGAAGTCTTGTTATATTCTGTGTAAATCCTAATGACATTCCATTTACAAGATTTACTTGAATGTTTGAGTTCTCTTTACTGGCTTTGGTAACTTGGGCTTGTAGGTAACAATTTAATAACTAGAAGAGGGGATTTATGACACATTGGTCATGGATTGGGGTCCTCACTCCCCAGTGACACGAATATAGTATTATATCCTTATTATATCCTCATCATACGATTCATCAATGACTACGAAGAGcttcattttcatataaaaaacATATTAGGAAAAGATTATTATTACAGTTATTGTATTTAGAAGTGTTAGTATTATTAGATACAAAAAAAGCCTCCGATTCATAAataattttgtgtgttttaatgtagtttttcttgttgttttctttctttggctaaTAGGGTACAGAGAAAGCACTGTCCAAACTTCAGGAGTATTTCCCCGAAATGCAGATTTTGGCCGTCAGTGGGAACTATTGTACAGACAAGAAACCTGCGGCCATCAACTGGATAGAGGGACGAGGAAAGTCTGTGGTCTGTGAAGCTGTCATTCCAGCCAAGGTTGTCAGAGAAGTGAGTGGATGACTAGTTTATTTTGTTAATCTTTCACTGGATTACAGAATTGGGAAGAGAAATAGTTACACTCTAAGTAAACTTGAACAGACAGGTGAATGTTTCATGTTCAAGATGACCGCTTCATTCACAGACCAAACCTTCACACTCCCTTGTGTTCTGGAGGCACTGAGAGTAGATCTGGTAACCCATTCCTAATCTTCAGGGGAAGATGTAAAATGTGCACAACTCTGTGTCCTAGGTATTAAAGACTACAACAGAGGCTATGATTGAGGTCAACATTAATAAAAACCTGGTGGGCTCTGCCATGGCTGGGAGCATCGGCGGCTACAACGCCCACGCAGCGAACATTGTAACTGCCATCTACATTGCCTGTGGACAGGTGAGGGCTCCAGCCGCCACCTTTCTTGTCTTTTGCTGCTTAAAGAAagagaagttttatatttttactttctattttttttgtcaGGATGCAGCACAGAATGTTGGTAGTTCGAACTGTATTACTTTAATGGAAGCAAGCGGTCCCACGAACGAAGACCTGTACATCAGCTGCACCATGCCATCTATAGAAATAGGAACCGTGGGCGGGGGCACCAACTTGCTGCCTCAGCAGGCCTGCCTGCAGGTGAGACGCGTGGGGGCACCGCCTGCAGTCGCCTCGAGCCTGGTTCTGACTCGTTGAGGTCCTCCGTATTGCTACCTGATACCGCGCATCACTCTCCTCTCATTTTAGCCAGTGTGTCCATTCATTTCCCACCCGTCTAACCCAGTGTGAATAAGTGTACCGCTAGCCAGGTCACAGGTGTCAGGTTCATTGTAGTGTATCCACCGTATGCTGGCTGGGAGATTTTGAAAACGTAGCACATCCTGTGGGGCCTGGTTCTGTTCTAACGGTGTTGCTGTTGCTgcgttgctcaggcgtgtctgactctgcggccccatggactgcagcatgccaggcttccctgtcctctatctcccggagcttgctcaaactcatgtccatggagttggtgaccTAGTTGCCCTCGTTTTAGTTGATCGAGTAGGAAGCTGTTGCCATGACTGGAAGGTTGAGTCCTGCTGTGTCTGTCTCTGGCTGCAGATGCTAGGCGTCCAAGGAGCATGCAGAGACAACCCCGGGGAAAATGCGCGGCAGCTGGCCCGAATCGTGTGCGGCACGGTGATGGCTGGGGAGCTGTCTCTGATGGCAGCACTGGCAGCAGGCCATCTGGTCAGAAGTCACATGATTCACAACAGGTAAGACTGACAGATTGGTTTGATGTATTTTCCCCATGCTTAAAATATGCAGTGTAAAAAACCTACCTGTCAGATAAGCCCCAGCTTAACATTTTGCATTCCTGATATTTTGCATATCTGCTTTTCTGCCATAGGTCAAAGATAAATTTGCAAGACCTCCAAGGAACTTGCACTAAGAAGGCAGCTTGAACAGCCTGACCATTCAGAACTAAAAAATGGGCATTGGGTTCTAAAGGACTAACGTAAAATCTGTGAATTAAAAAACTCAATGCAATGTCGTGTTGAGAATGAGTAGACATGATCAGTGAGACGACTGCTTGGTTTCTGGCTCTTTCAGAATGATTGAGGTTCTTCTTTCCATGCAGAGTTCTCAGATCTGAAAACAGTTTACATGCTTTACATGCTGTGTCCTCTGCAAGATCTCGACATGGATATTATGCCTTTATAGCATCACAGATGGTAATCTACAGCACACTTCTGAAGGAGAATACAGCtggaaaaaaaactgttttcttttcatggaaCTCATGGAGATCAGTGTGAGATTGAACCCTCCTCCTGTCCACACCCACCCGGCCCCAACCCTGGGttgaaaatggatttttaaattatattgtaGCTGACAAAACTCCTGATTTCATAGTTAATTTATTAAGTCTGGGTTGTAGACCTTTAAGAAATAGGAgctaagtttattttttgtaaactAATACTTCATTTGGTGCTGGTCTATTTTGATTTCGGGGAATAGCCAACATAATTCTTCAGAAAGGGACCTGCTTTCTTAAAAGGAAGAATTACTCTTATTCCCAGATTACAGAATTATGTGCTAAGCAGTGCTAAACAGTTTTCTTTCAAGAAAACAAATCACTGCATTTATTTTTGCAGGCTATTTGTTCAGAGACGACTTGTCTAAATATAAATGTTTGTCTAGATTGATTATAACGGATCTTTCAGTATATAAGGCTTTAAGAAGCAGAGTTTTGTGCTCTTTATTAAAGATACAAGAGCTCTTAATATTGCTTAGACAAAGGTGACTATTTATCAATGAAATACAAGTCTGTGACCTCTCTCAGAACTCAGAGGGTGGAAAAGGACAGGTTTGGGAGAAATTTACCATTTCTTGAAGCCAACTTAAATTTCTTAAGAGACAAATTTATTTAGCTGAAAAATCTAGGTAGTTTTTGTAAAGAACTGTACCAGATCTGTATATGTTGTAATAAAGTTTCTTGTGCTAGGAGTTTATTGAAAGTgttcaagaaataaataaaatcaactgaTATTCTGGTAAAATACTCTCAGCTTGGGCCAGAGCAGACAGTATTCTTTAATGTTGTCCAGGAAACCCTGGCTTGCTTGTTGAGCCTAATGAAGGGGAGAGTCCTCTTTCAGAGCCAGTGAAGGCACCGCATGAATGGCCTTGGAGGGAGTGTCCCTTGTCCTGTGGCCAGGAGGTTGGTGGCTGAAAGGTTCACACAGGGCTATTTGATGGACCCAAAAAAGCTTCCTCAGGGGGTCAGCAGAGTTGttgaatcttaattttttttaatgtaacttttgtataaataataaagaacTCCTTATTTTGTATTACATCAAATGCTTCAAGTGTTGGTCCTGGAAGGCTGGAGGCTCATGCAGAAGATGGACTTTGAGAACCATTCCAGTCATGCCATGGCAGCATGGAGAGCCTGAATGGTGGTGTCTGCTTTATTGCTGGGGAAGACTGACATTTTCTGTTGTTATATAAAAGTTTAAATTGTTTCTGTTGTGACTTTTCATCCAGTGACTTCTTATTTATCTGAATTTTTTATGGAAGTggcagtgaaaaatattttgggTCCTCATTTTGGTGACTGTAACACATATCATCTTGCTAAACTGATGTTTTGTACAATTACTAAACTGTATACATTTTGttatacttttttccccccagttccaGTAAATTATGAAAAGGAAGTTAATACTAATAAGTGTAAGCAGtaactctttttttgtttggatTAACTATAGGCCTGTCTGAGATTTAGAAGCTTTTAAAGTCTGGTCAGTGTGGTACCTCTAATGTGAATTGGTGTCCTAAGACCATTTATCATTCTCCAtaatcttctccaactccacaggaGCGGCAGGCCAGTTTAACACATGCATTAAGACTATCTTTCTTATACTTTGAATTGTTCAGATTTATCATCTCAACTGGACTACTTTTGGATATTGGGGGTGTGGCGGTTAGTTGAGAGGAAGGAGCCATAAAGATTGGACAGCCAAAACCAAATGGCCATTGCAGGAGTGCATATAAAGCTTTTCCGGCTGAGTTCAGCTTAATATAGCTGAGGTAGGCCTCTTCAAAAGCTGATTCCCATTTACTCGTGATTTCTGACTTTACTGCCATAGTTAAACAGCTGTGTATGAATCCCTAAGAACCAAGCCCAGATACTTGAAaatcattttgaatttttctcCCAAGGTGTCTTGTCCAGGTGGCCCCCTTGAGAGAGCATCAGGCTGGGCAGGAGACGGAAGGGATTTCATCTTACTGCTTGGCTGAGCAGTGAGATGCATGTGGCAGCACAGGATTTCCTCATCTCAGAGGCTGATGAATTAAATCCAAAGAGAACCTCCCACACTGAAGGGTCTGAGCTCACGAGAGGCCACAGAACAGTAAAACCTCAATACAAATCCACTGGGAACAGAAGACTGAAGTAAAAGCAGTAAATTCACTTACAGGAACTTTTAACACCACAGTTTCTCAAGCTGTCCTCTTTCTATTCGGACATGAATTTGTTAAGAACTTTGCCCAGTTagcaaaaaataatagaaaacttcTATACTGTAAGCCAAAAGAAGATAGCAAGTGATTTAGTTTATATTTCAGCAGATTCCCTTCTCATTATGATGTGCATGGAACCCCTGCCTCATCACACACACGTatgctttttgttcttttcctcctGAGCAAGTTGGCAAGCTGCTGAGTGCGGTGTGGCCCCTCTCAGGTGGTGGCCCTTTCAGACAGTAGTTCCCTAAGGCCAGGGGAGGCCTGGCGCCTCCAGCTGGGGTTGGGGTGGAATCAGGTGGAGTTACACTGTAGGTGTCTTCAACCTGACACCCTTGGTCTGGCGTGGGGCCAGGACCCTGGCAGATTTttctactgttgctgctgctgctctcagTCCTGGATTTCAGTCTGAGGGTCATGGTATTATTGTGAACAAGCTGTATGAGAAACTTGTGTCTATCTGGAAGTGCAGTTAGCAGACTCCCACGGAGAGGCCAAGTACTGCTTAATATTAAAGACAATTAGAATTAATCTTAAAGAAGTAATCTTGGAGATACAAGCAAATAGAAACTAGTATGTTATTTGGGTTTGTGTCTGCCACCTGTGATCCCTCCTCGCCCACCTCCAAATCACCTGAGTTCTCCACATTTTCAAAGAATGGTATGTCCCAGAAAAAGGCATTTTTAGCCCCCCATCCCCCTCACTTTCCTTCCCCTTGGTCTCTGCTCTCCCCCAAAGGGCCAAATAAGACAGTAGAggaccaaaggggaaaaaaggcccACCTCTCAAGAGGTTTGCACGGATAGCACTCCCCACTCACCACTTCACCTCCCCCACCTCGAGCCCCCGAGTTTGACTGCCTTGCACTTGAACTTCCCAGGATGGTGGCACTGGAGTAAGATTACCCAGAGGCAAGGAGCTGATCATTGCACCAACCATTCGACTGGTTAATTCTGAAGCCAGATGGCCATGAGCCTAAAGGTGGGAGGGCCCTGTACCAACTGCTAACAAAGCACACAGAAGGCGCCTGTGTGTATTGTCAGGAAACGTGGCGGGAAAGCAGCAGGACCGGAATCCGAGAGAAGGCTACAGTCGCCTAGCCTGTGTTGCCTCCTTTGCTTGCCTGTTACtgcaactgggcttccctgatagctcagctggtaaagaatctgcctgcagagcaggagacctgggttcaatccctgggttgggaagaaccctggagaagggaaaggctacccagtccagtattctggcctggagaattccatggactgtatagtccatggggttgcaaagagtcggactcgactgagcgactttcacgtcACTTCACTTGAAATGGAAAACAAGGTTTAGTGGATGAGGTGGGAGGGACCGGGAAGGGAGCAAGTCTGTCTCGGTCGCCCCTGTAAAATCAGCCGGGATTGTATGTGAGAACCTGTAAAGCAGACTTGGAGTATTGTTAGCCCTAAATGATGTGCGATGGCAGGACCTCTCTCCCCAGCTGTCTCCTAGCCTGGTGGGGGGGGTCGCAAAGGAGATCAGGTGCTGgtgccccacctccctgcccatttCACCGTGGGGACAAGGGCTGTAGCCTCAGGCTCTTCGGCTCTAGGGTATGACCTGTGAACAACCTACCTCATTCTGAAACCTTGATCACTCTTAGTAGGAAGGTCAAGCCAGGTCTTCTTCTGAAACTTTGATCACTCTTAGTAGGAAGGTCAAGCCAGGTCTTATGAGCAGCCAGCTCACCTCTGGCCCATGGCTCCGTCAGCGAATCTGGATGCTCTCACCCATACTGCACAACCCTCGGTAAGTAGCCAAAGCTTGAAGCTGGTTTGCTGGTACAGCCTGgataattacaattttaaatggaAGCTATTGAGGAAAGGTCCATCTTTAACTTGCTTTTAGGACAGTACCTACCCAGGCCAGTAGAATCCAAACCTTCAACAAACTTGAGCACTCTACTCCAttagagaaaacaaaactaaaatgataaaaacatgtacaaataaaagttgaaattttttgtttccatatttcAGTGGTAAATCTTGCCCACATTTCCCCCCAGATCCAGGCCTCTTGAAGACAGGGACCATGTCTTTTCTTGTAACTTAGTACAGTACCTTAAGTTTAAAGGTCCTCTATTGTTGGTGAATGACTGACACAATAAACTGTTGTAATTAGGACTTATTCCAAAGGGAAAAATATGTTACAATAGAAAGAGGACAGCAGTGTTGAGGGAGCTGGGGATTCCACTCGTGGCTCTGTCACTAACCAGCTGTGAAACCTTGGTTCCTTGGCTTTGTGTTTCCCTcagacttgttgttcagtcactaagtcaacactgccgactctgcgaccccacagacgtcCCTTCTGCATGCCaaccttccctgttcttcatctgctggagtttacccaaactcatatccactgagtcagtgatgccaaccatcttatcctctgttgtcgccttctcctgccctcaatcttcccctgcatcaggatctttcccagtgagtcagctctttggatcaggttgctgaagtactggagctttagcatcagtccttccaatgaatattcagggttgatttcctttagggttgactggcttgatctccttgcagtccaagggactctcaagagtcttctccagcaccagtttgaaagcatcactcagccttctttacagtctaactctcacatccgtacatgactacggGGAAAGTCTCGGATTTGCTAGCTTCTAACGCATTgtctgggagaaggcgatggcaccccactccagtactcttgcctggaaaatcccatggacggaggagcctggtaggctgcagtccatggggcctcgaagagtcggacacgactgagggacttcactttcacttttcactttcatgcattggaggaggaaatggcaacccactccagtgttcttgcctggagaatcccagggatggcggggcctggtgggctgccgtctacggggttgcacagagtcggacacgactgaagtgacttagcagcagcagcagcaatgcgttatctgggcttctctggtgggtcagatggtaaagaatctgcctgcagtgcacaagacctgattcgatccctgggtcaggaagatcccctggagaagggaatggcaacccactccagtattccggcctggagaattctatggacagaggagcctggctg includes these proteins:
- the HMGCR gene encoding 3-hydroxy-3-methylglutaryl-Coenzyme A reductase, yielding MLSRLFRMHGLFVASHPWEVIVGTVTLTICMMSMNMFTGNNKICGWNYECPKLEEDVLSSDIIILTITRCIAILYIYFQFQNLRQLGSKYILGIAGLFTIFSSFVFSTVVIHFLDKELTGLNEALPFFLLLVDLSRASALAKFALSSNSQDEVRENIARGMAILGPTFTLDALVECLVIGVGTMSGVRQLEIMCCFGCMSVLANYFVFMTFFPACVSLVLELSRESREGRPIWQLSHFARVLEEEENKPNPVTQRVKMIMSLGLVLVHAHSRWIADPSPQNSTADNSKVSLGLDENVSKRIEPSVSLWQFYLSKMISMDIEQVITLSLALLLAVKYIFFEQAETESTLSLKNPITSPVVTQKKITDDCCRRDPVLVRNDQKFHAMEEETRKNRERKVEVIKPLLAENDTSHRATFVVGNSSLLGTSLELETQEPEMELPVEPRPNEECLQILENAEKGAKFLSDAEIIQLVNAKHIPAYKLETLMETHERGVSIRRQLLSKKLPEPSSLQYLPYRDYNYSLVMGACCENVIGYMPIPVGVAGPLCLDGKEFQVPMATTEGCLVASTNRGCRAIGLGGGASSRVLADGMTRGPVVRFPRACDSAEVKAWLETPEGFTVIKEAFDSTSRFARLQKLHMSVAGRNLYIRFQSRSGDAMGMNMISKGTEKALSKLQEYFPEMQILAVSGNYCTDKKPAAINWIEGRGKSVVCEAVIPAKVVREVLKTTTEAMIEVNINKNLVGSAMAGSIGGYNAHAANIVTAIYIACGQDAAQNVGSSNCITLMEASGPTNEDLYISCTMPSIEIGTVGGGTNLLPQQACLQMLGVQGACRDNPGENARQLARIVCGTVMAGELSLMAALAAGHLVRSHMIHNRSKINLQDLQGTCTKKAA